GCGTGGCCGCACACGAGCTGCGCACGCCGCTCACCTCGCTCAAGCTCCAGTTGCAGCTGCTCTTCCGACAGCTGCGGCAGCCGGGGCCGCTGGACGCGGAGCGACTGGAGCGCGGGGTGGAGACGTGCGAGCGGCAGACCACCCGGCTCACCAAGCTGGTGGACAGCCTGCTGGACGTGGCGCGCCTGTCGAGCGGGCGGATGGAGCTGCAGTTGGAGGACGTGGAGCTGGGGGAGCTGGTCCAGGAGCTGGCGCGCCGCTTCGAGATGGAGGCCCAGGCCGCGGGCGTGCGGCTGGAGGTGGACGCGCCCGAGCCGATGACGGGCCGGTGGGACCGGCTGCGGCTGGAGCAGGTCCTCACCAACCTGATGTCCAACGCGCTCAAGTACGGGCACGGCGCGCCGGTGGACGTGCGCGTGCGGGGCGACGCGGAGCTGGCGCGCGTGGAGGTGAAGGACAGGGGCATCGGCATCGCCCCCGAGGACGCCGCGCGCGTCTTCGACCGCTTCGAGCGCGCGGTGTCCAGCCGCCACTACGGAGGGCTGGGGTTGGGCTTGTTCATCACCCGCCAGCTCGTGGAGGCCCACGGGGGCCGCATCTTCCTGGAGAGCCGCCCGGGCGAGGGCTCCACCTTCATCGTCCACCTGCCTCGCGCCGGGCCTGGGACTCCGGGTCAGAAGTAGTACGGGGACAAGGCCCCGGAGATGCGGCGCAGCAAGTCTTCCGTCTCCAGCCGGTCATCGCCGGAGAGCGACGGCAGGCTCGCGGTGAGGGTGCCCTCGAGCTCGCGCAGCAGACGGTAGGCCCCCAACGACTGCTGGGCCTTCAGCACGTCGACCAGGGTGCGGCGCGAGGCGTAGCTGCGCACGCCATCCGTGTTCAGGACCAGGGCCTTCAGGTCCGCGAGCATCGGCGCCATCAGCGCGGGCGTGGGAGGCGGGTTGGGGAGGAAGCGTCCCCGGCTCGTCGCGGGGTCCAGGTACAGCCGCTGGAAGATGCGCCGGGTGAGCTCGTCCGCGCGGGCCGCGTAGTCCGGCCGCGCGCCCGGGGGAATCACGAGCGGCGGGCGCAGCTTCTCCAGGGCGAACTCGTAGGCCATCACCTGCGACGCGGGGTCCGACACGCGGATGAAGCCGAAGTACCAGGGGGTGTAGTGGTCGAAGTACCCCTGCAGGCGCGTGAAGCTCAGCGGGCTGTGGAGCAGGTAGTCCTGGTGCCGCTGCATCTCCGGGCCGTGCCAGAGCGGGAGCGAGTCCGCGAAGCGGTCATACGGGGCACAGTAGGGGTCCAGCCGTCGGTCCTCGTCCGTGCAGAACGCCTCCGTCGGCAACTGCGGCGACACGCCATGGAGATAGCGCACCGCGCGCACGTCGTAGACGCCCGGCTCGGCCAGCAGCGCGCGCTCGTCCGGCATCAGGTAGTCCATCACCGAGGTGGAGATGGGCGCCGAGGGGCTCCCATCGTTCGCGCGCGAGCCCATGAAGTTGTGGCGCAGCCCCAGCGTGTGGCCAACCTCATGCAACAGGATGTGGGTGATGGAGCGCTCCACCCGCTGCTTGCGGGTGAGCCCGGAGAGCTGCTGGCGCGCCTCCACGGGGAGCGGCGCGCGCGCGTGCCCCGGCCCGGTGACGCTCAGCTCGCAGCTGCGGCCGTTGGCCAGCCCCGCCCAGGTCAGCCGGGGGGTCTCCGGGACGGCGCCCGCGGGCGGCGCGTCCGCATGGGCGACCTCCGCCAGGGCCGCGTCGTCCTCCGCATGGGTGGCGATGGCGTCGAGCACCCAGCTCATCGCGTAATAGACGCTGGCGCCGCGAATCTCGCCGGTGTCGGGGTTGCTGCGCCAGTTGGCGAAGGCCAGGGGCATCAGCTCGTCGGTGTCGAAGATGAGGACGTTGCGGTCGTCGTCCGCGAAGTCCTCCTTGCCGCCTCCGACGACGGCCTCGAACACGGGGAAGCCGAACGCGGCGTTCCAGCCCTCGATGCCGCGCTTCATCGCGTCGACCAGGTCATAGCCTTGCAGGCGCGGGTCCTGCTGCGCCGCGAGCACGGTGTCCATGATGTGCCAGCGGATGGGCCGCATGCCGGGGTGGATGTTCCACTTCACCGCCACCTGCTCGGACTGCTCCGCCGTGGTGTTGGGGACGATTCGCCGCTCGCTGCGGAAGTAGTGCTCGCGAGGCGGCAGCGGCGTGGGCGTGTAGCCCGGGCCCTCGGCGTACTTGCGCCAGGAGAGGCCCAGCGTGCCCGAGGTGCGGAAAGCGTTGGCCTCGTTGTAGTAGTCCGCCCACTCGTAGGGCAGGTCCGAGTAGCCTGTGAAGACCTGCTCGAAGGCCATGCCATCGGCGAGCCGGCGGAAGCGCTGCGCGAAGCTCAGCTCCACCTGGAAGCGCAGGCCGTCCTGGCCGAAGCGGTCTCCCACCACGCCGTAGCGATTGAGCCCCGCCACCGGGTCGATGAGCACGTACTGCTGGGAGCCCGGCAGCCGGTTGAAGGGGCGGTGGTCGGTGATGATGGGGTACGCATCCACCAGCACCTGGGGGTCGAACACGTCGCTCATCACCTTGCGCCGGTCGACGTCGAACACGAAGAGCTTGCCGTTCTGCTCCTCGAAGCTCACCACGCGGCTGCCCAGGACCGTCCCCGCCATGCCGCCCACGCCGCCGGGGTGGTACTGCCGGGCGTACGCGGTGAGGAACCACTTCTGGTTCAGCTCCGAGCGACGGATGGCGAGGTAGAAGCTCTTGCCCGCGTCATCCACGGCGCCGTCGAGCCGCTGGGACACCTTCTGTCGCAGCTCGGGGCTCGTCGCGCGCGGCACCTCGACGAACGCGCCGTCCAGCGCCACCGCGAGGTCCTCGTCGGGGACGTGCGCCGAGGGGGGCTCGACGGAGGCGTCCTCTCCGCAGCCCGTGCCAAGGACCAGGGCGAGGGGCAATACCCACCACCCGGCGCCGCGCTTGCGAACACTCCATTCGGACATGCTGTGCTCCAGACAGCCGGATGGAGGGATTTCCATCCGGTGCCGGAGCAACGGGAGGTGCGTGAGGTGTCCCTCGGCCCGCCTCGGGATGGGCGGGAATGGCGCTCATCCCGGAACGAATCCATGCCGCGCGCGATATGGACCTCGCGCCAGCACGTTGGCTCCCGCCCCGATGCGGGGGAGGCTCACTCGTAGGTCGGCAGGCACTTGTTCTGCCAGACGCAGTGCCGGGCTCCCGACGAGGCCTGGTTGCACGTCGCCTGCGTCTTGTACTGCGCGCAGAAACACTCCCAGGCATTGCCAGTACAGAGCCCCTGCTCCGCCTGTGCGGGGGACTCGGGCTGCTCGGCTTCGACTCCTCCACCGCACGCGGACAGCCCCAGCAGCGAAACCAACACGACAAAGCGACGCATGGTGTGTACTCCGGCGCAAGGAGGGTGGCCCACCCTCGGAGGGGAACTCGACCTTGCCCCACGGTTGTCTGGACTGTCTAGTTCGACTCCAGGACACACGTGGGCGCCGGGTGGCGCATGAAACGTGAGCGCCAGTCCCACGCCCCCGCGCCGTATGCAGTCAGCGGATTGGGATACCCAGACACGAGGAGGTGGACCATGGGTGCATTGGATGGACGAATCGCGGTCATCACGGGCGGAGCCACGGGCATCGGGCTGGCCATCGCCGAGCGCTTCGCGAGCGAGGGGGCGGAGGTGGTCATCGCCGGCCGGCGTCAGGGGCGGCTGGACGAGGCGGTGGCGCGGGTGGGCCACGGCGCGCGCGGGGTGGTGACGGATGTGGGAGACGAGGCCCAGGTGGTGCGGCTGATGGAGTCGGTGCCCCGGGTGGACCTGTTGGTGACGTGCGCGGGCGGCGCGGTGTTCGGGCCGGTGGAGACGGTGCCGATGAGCGCGTGGGAGACGCTGTTCAAGGACC
The Myxococcus fulvus DNA segment above includes these coding regions:
- a CDS encoding zinc-dependent metalloprotease; the protein is MSEWSVRKRGAGWWVLPLALVLGTGCGEDASVEPPSAHVPDEDLAVALDGAFVEVPRATSPELRQKVSQRLDGAVDDAGKSFYLAIRRSELNQKWFLTAYARQYHPGGVGGMAGTVLGSRVVSFEEQNGKLFVFDVDRRKVMSDVFDPQVLVDAYPIITDHRPFNRLPGSQQYVLIDPVAGLNRYGVVGDRFGQDGLRFQVELSFAQRFRRLADGMAFEQVFTGYSDLPYEWADYYNEANAFRTSGTLGLSWRKYAEGPGYTPTPLPPREHYFRSERRIVPNTTAEQSEQVAVKWNIHPGMRPIRWHIMDTVLAAQQDPRLQGYDLVDAMKRGIEGWNAAFGFPVFEAVVGGGKEDFADDDRNVLIFDTDELMPLAFANWRSNPDTGEIRGASVYYAMSWVLDAIATHAEDDAALAEVAHADAPPAGAVPETPRLTWAGLANGRSCELSVTGPGHARAPLPVEARQQLSGLTRKQRVERSITHILLHEVGHTLGLRHNFMGSRANDGSPSAPISTSVMDYLMPDERALLAEPGVYDVRAVRYLHGVSPQLPTEAFCTDEDRRLDPYCAPYDRFADSLPLWHGPEMQRHQDYLLHSPLSFTRLQGYFDHYTPWYFGFIRVSDPASQVMAYEFALEKLRPPLVIPPGARPDYAARADELTRRIFQRLYLDPATSRGRFLPNPPPTPALMAPMLADLKALVLNTDGVRSYASRRTLVDVLKAQQSLGAYRLLRELEGTLTASLPSLSGDDRLETEDLLRRISGALSPYYF